In Cupriavidus basilensis, the following proteins share a genomic window:
- a CDS encoding HPr family phosphocarrier protein, translating into MVEATIEMSSPHGLQGRRATRLTTTASQFECNIQLSSNDCAADAKNVSEVMRLSARAGLRLRIQASGPDESVALRVICALLTD; encoded by the coding sequence GTGGTAGAAGCAACGATTGAGATGTCCAGCCCACACGGCTTGCAGGGCCGCAGGGCCACACGGCTGACCACCACGGCCAGCCAGTTCGAGTGCAACATCCAGCTGAGCAGCAACGACTGCGCGGCGGACGCCAAGAATGTCTCCGAGGTCATGCGCTTGTCGGCGCGCGCCGGCCTGCGCTTGCGCATCCAGGCCAGCGGCCCGGACGAGTCGGTGGCGCTGCGCGTCATCTGCGCGTTGCTGACCGACTAA
- a CDS encoding M20/M25/M40 family metallo-hydrolase yields MQARPQSVAVPFRPLSVVLAALALAGSHAVAQTIPVPAVSPAVERTYAALEAAPLVRKVLADVRADDARSLSDLKALTEIPAPPFKEKARAEHFLSRLKALGLADAHIDAEGNAIGIRKGSGNGPKLLISAHLDTVFPEGTDVTVRPRDGRLYAPGISDDTRGLAVLLSWLKVLNDNQVRTVGDLVFVGNVGEEELGNLRGMKAVFRDHPDIDGMVGLEPGVGDRVLSLGTGSHRYEVTFRGPGGHSFGAFGLPSAIHAMGRAIAKVSDVRPPEDPKTTFTVGTVGGGTSVNAIAGDARMAVDIRSNATPSLLETEKQIMAAIEAGVAEENRRWHPADAASQITYQVKQIGDRPAGRTPPDATIVQAAVRAIKGYGKGTPSLRGGSTDANVPMSLGIPAIIIGSGGKTGGFHARDEWYDPTNAWEGAQVGLTTVLGLVGVQGVSQPLLEKRAAR; encoded by the coding sequence ATGCAAGCACGCCCCCAATCTGTTGCCGTCCCGTTCCGTCCGCTTTCCGTGGTGCTCGCGGCGCTCGCCCTGGCAGGCAGCCATGCCGTTGCGCAGACCATCCCCGTGCCAGCGGTCTCGCCCGCGGTGGAGCGCACGTACGCCGCGCTCGAAGCCGCCCCGCTGGTCAGGAAAGTGCTGGCCGACGTGAGGGCGGATGACGCGCGCTCGCTGAGCGATCTCAAGGCGCTGACCGAGATCCCCGCGCCGCCGTTCAAGGAGAAGGCACGGGCCGAGCATTTCCTCTCCCGGCTCAAGGCGCTTGGCCTTGCCGATGCGCATATTGATGCCGAGGGCAATGCCATCGGCATCCGCAAGGGCAGCGGGAATGGCCCCAAGCTGCTGATCTCGGCGCATCTGGACACGGTCTTTCCCGAAGGCACCGATGTCACGGTCAGGCCGCGCGATGGCCGTCTCTATGCACCAGGCATCTCGGATGACACGCGCGGGCTGGCGGTCCTGTTGTCATGGCTCAAGGTGCTCAACGACAACCAGGTGCGCACCGTGGGAGACCTGGTGTTCGTTGGCAACGTGGGCGAGGAAGAACTGGGCAACCTGCGCGGCATGAAGGCCGTGTTCCGCGACCACCCGGATATCGACGGCATGGTCGGGCTGGAGCCAGGCGTGGGCGACCGGGTGCTGTCACTCGGCACCGGCAGCCATCGTTACGAGGTGACGTTCCGTGGCCCGGGGGGCCACAGCTTCGGCGCCTTCGGCCTGCCCAGCGCCATCCACGCGATGGGACGGGCCATTGCCAAGGTGAGCGACGTGCGCCCGCCCGAGGATCCCAAGACCACGTTCACGGTGGGCACGGTGGGCGGCGGCACGTCGGTCAACGCGATTGCGGGCGATGCGCGCATGGCGGTGGATATCCGCTCCAACGCTACGCCGTCGCTGCTGGAAACCGAGAAGCAGATCATGGCGGCCATCGAGGCCGGGGTTGCCGAGGAAAACCGCCGCTGGCATCCGGCCGACGCGGCCAGCCAGATCACCTACCAGGTCAAGCAGATCGGCGACCGTCCGGCGGGCCGCACGCCGCCTGACGCCACTATCGTGCAGGCGGCGGTGCGCGCCATCAAGGGTTACGGCAAGGGCACGCCCAGCCTGCGCGGCGGCAGCACCGACGCCAATGTGCCGATGTCGCTCGGCATTCCCGCCATCATCATCGGCAGCGGCGGCAAGACCGGCGGCTTCCATGCCCGCGATGAGTGGTACGACCCGACCAACGCCTGGGAAGGCGCCCAGGTCGGGCTAACCACTGTGCTCGGGCTGGTGGGCGTGCAGGGCGTGAGCCAGCCGTTGCTGGAAAAGCGCGCCGCCAGGTAG
- a CDS encoding DUF1275 domain-containing transporter, translating to MPITYLRNLTGRVRSPRANRQLAGYLSFVAGATNAGGFLAVQQYTSHMTGIVSAMADHLALGQVGLLLQGLGALLSFLAGAATSAVLINWARREHLNSEYALPLMLEAILLLCFGLLGGNLGNHQWLFIPATVMVLCFIMGLQNAMITKISHAEIRTTHLTGMVTDIGIELGKLFYWNLAKSDEARPPVLANRSRLRMLATLVTLFFFGGVVGALGFKQLGFSATLALAALLLVLAFVPVVDDARAHGARLAANGRKWAREVLRDVHALWLAARDPRTPWYAKATALLVAGYALSPIDLIPDFIPVLGYLDDVVLVPLGVMLAIRMIPPDLMREYRAAAVAAGQRPSSRVAAAVIIVLWIGGAIVMAALLARYVPWLRSN from the coding sequence ATGCCCATCACCTACCTGCGCAACCTCACCGGACGGGTACGCAGCCCGCGCGCCAACCGGCAGCTTGCCGGCTATCTCAGCTTTGTGGCCGGCGCCACCAACGCCGGGGGCTTCCTTGCCGTCCAGCAGTACACCTCCCACATGACGGGCATCGTCTCGGCCATGGCGGACCACCTGGCGCTGGGGCAGGTCGGGCTGCTCCTGCAGGGACTTGGCGCACTGCTGTCCTTCCTGGCTGGCGCGGCCACTTCCGCCGTGCTCATCAACTGGGCGCGGCGCGAGCACCTGAACAGCGAATATGCCCTGCCCCTGATGCTGGAGGCCATTTTGCTGCTGTGCTTTGGCTTGCTCGGCGGCAACCTTGGCAATCACCAATGGCTGTTCATACCCGCCACGGTGATGGTGCTGTGCTTCATCATGGGCCTGCAAAACGCCATGATCACCAAGATTTCCCACGCCGAGATCCGCACTACCCATCTCACCGGGATGGTGACCGATATCGGCATCGAGCTCGGCAAGCTGTTCTACTGGAACCTCGCCAAATCCGACGAGGCCAGGCCGCCGGTGCTGGCCAACCGGTCCCGGCTGCGCATGCTGGCCACGCTGGTGACGCTGTTCTTCTTCGGCGGCGTCGTCGGCGCGCTGGGCTTCAAGCAACTGGGATTCAGCGCCACGCTGGCGCTGGCGGCGTTGCTGCTGGTGCTCGCGTTCGTGCCGGTGGTGGACGATGCGCGGGCCCACGGCGCGCGGCTGGCCGCCAACGGGCGCAAATGGGCGCGCGAGGTCTTGCGCGATGTCCATGCCCTGTGGCTGGCCGCGCGCGACCCGCGCACGCCGTGGTACGCAAAAGCCACGGCCCTGCTGGTGGCGGGCTACGCGCTGTCGCCGATCGACCTGATCCCCGACTTCATCCCGGTGCTCGGCTACCTGGACGACGTCGTGCTGGTGCCGCTCGGGGTCATGCTGGCCATCCGGATGATCCCGCCGGACCTCATGCGCGAGTACCGGGCCGCCGCCGTTGCGGCCGGGCAACGCCCAAGCAGCCGCGTAGCGGCCGCGGTCATCATCGTGCTGTGGATAGGCGGCGCCATTGTGATGGCGGCGCTCCTCGCGCGCTATGTTCCGTGGCTCCGGAGCAACTGA